One Eremothecium cymbalariae DBVPG#7215 chromosome 2, complete sequence DNA window includes the following coding sequences:
- the CCH1 gene encoding calcium channel protein CCH1 (similar to Ashbya gossypii ACL143C), translated as MEDKSDGKVFQESKDGEDRNQAQAFPQSLYGLPASSSSGRTPTNDVVSSFSEVDQNDLNKVRPILRIQTSGLDTPVIPSKNPSTVSVRSHIKGFLDKRGSSKGSLTPQMGRNSADRGSGGRSFDVSSMRPSCEVPRSAKVISMIEDHEVDDFLNLQGEFINALEEENDNSWLPKHTRLSSMDDDSGLGDSSKPRASKLSSALIPNRQESENNESNFEEIELIDIPLYSNKFQARSRSKQRSSNDYDKNDDNLPNVSFDFIDENKDSQETSEVTPEPLILYGSSLGIITPYNLLRMRFARFLMGMNYRVMSQLLLILFTFFISYRQYNMQASGTLGNYSNWSDIAIFLCNCIFTIEMAIKIIAFGFWDDSQLFDAYKKEYTTVWQQLGVLKFYRSLEAKYGSELMQKLFPFKSITGDDGSQKSNLRSSMTFVNSNEQQKLQIPRAAMRNSWNRMDFLSTVCFWISFMLSFKNYDLIHRIRIFKTLSVLRILRLTDTDSGVSSILKSIKYGLPQLFNVGFMLLYFWVFFAILGVQNFQGSFRRQCVWINPNDPADTFLYDKQFCGGYIDAVTGEPRPYIFADNTEAQGYKGFLCPPNSKCISNQNPYNGRISFDNIINSIEMIFVIMSANTFTDLMYFTMDSDNMAAAIFFIFSTFFLTVWMMNLFVAVLYSSFEIANEMIHERRTESRSMQNIVVRKLLHYGKMIKTKANASVFPNVMGKIRRIYDQVEWVFVLVIFADLIAQATITAWTTTEKIHALLRIERIVSLLLLFESIIRIAIYFPVPWKFLAKPNYVYDLICAIISVIITQPNVPERLGQTYNWLCFFQVSRFYRFVVALSITRNLWKRVLGNALMIWNLSAFYFLLLFLVSLIVSVYFEGTVSLEQLDEEPFGMYSLLNTFLSLFIIGSTENWTDILYLLQQESPTSSYAFFGTCLIIMWFILANSVVLNIFIAVISQSLKVEESDKRKLQIRHYLEHVYPERIKLYKNASLLSRIKKKLLGREGDENSRDFHQFMFRGTAILAIAQNYEELKKNPETSRDESRPIRSIIKSYWQRLLKKFKFTEYIQDNPFFRKPEVVFGETNDLNEPKKKFSLQLNDWEEEKLEFLRSHPMFNYSYFIIPPNNALRKFCQTIVQPSVGKRTDGVVFYEDTTNVYGRKKYFYHIKRDTFVALTFVSTILMVMFSCYVTPLYRNKFQSDSWSWLNVSECVFVALFTLEFLVKTIADGFLYSPNAYILNPWNCIDLVVLISMWIDFLSWLKNDGKLARVFRGLDALRALRFLTISNTARTTFKQVFFDGITKIAGACLIALSLLFPFTVWGLSLFRGRLGVCNDGGLGMDFCYNEYSQTVGNWDVLMPRVYSPPVLHMDSFVSAFRSLYEIVSLEGWIDLLSNLMNSTGVGTPASSFASSENAVFLVSFNFLSMVFILTLFISFIIGNHAKTTGSAFLTVEEKAWLEIKKLLSRVKPETTPNLFTMSPLRQFCYKLAVERRYFWYTVAFQVVLYAHILTLLLRTYNESFSLNEYANITFMTTTSLFLVHEIIYMLGKGFKLLRSNSWDVLRILIILVSFSLNIIQLYFVGPVLGFTNIQAVFQLIIFIFVIPQNDILSELINTAVASLPSILSLIYTWGILFLVYAIAMNQIFGLTRLGSHTTGNINFRTVTKSLIVLFRCSFGEGWNYIMHDLTVSEPYCYEDPSTGFSDCGSKPYAYVLMMSWNILSMYIFLNMFISLMIENFSYVYHRGDKRYVARREEIRKFKKAWNKFDSDGNGEIEFSLLPKFMHSFDGPLSFKIWEGRLSVKNLVKNYIRVNPADPYDVQVDLVQLNNELNSIDIKKITQRRRTYCRFVREVHMINAYYGCIKFSTLIKQIPLYTEYNPRDCLGIDEYVKWLYTVGKVDKFLDNERNVDVLEMIVTRWKYVMHKRRKKDLPEVAASRGSMDKLVPTPSSPIVPISSDPSYNLLQLSETEVGTVNDFLWSPGDIQEGLYDSLTHRNLIGAQNRNEKEENIHDHTSKNS; from the coding sequence ATGGAGGACAAGTCAGATGGTAAGGTTTTTCAGGAAAGTAAGGATGGTGAAGATAGAAACCAGGCACAAGCTTTTCCACAATCACTTTATGGGTTACCGGCATCAAGTTCATCAGGGCGAACCCCAACGAACGATGTTGTATCATCTTTTAGTGAGGTTGATCAAAATGATTTAAATAAAGTACGACCCATATTGAGGATACAGACGAGTGGATTAGACACGCCGGTTATTCCGAGTAAGAATCCGAGTACGGTGAGTGTACGTAGCCATATTAAGGGCTTTCTAGATAAGAGGGGCAGTTCCAAAGGCAGCCTAACCCCGCAGATGGGGAGAAATTCAGCGGATAGAGGGTCGGGGGGGAGAAGTTTTGATGTAAGTTCAATGAGACCCAGTTGTGAAGTGCCTAGATCAGCAAAGGTGATCTCGATGATTGAAGATCATGAGGTAGATGATTTTCTTAATTTGCAAGGGGAATTTATAAATGCTTTGGAGGAAGAAAACGATAATTCCTGGCTTCCTAAACATACAAGGTTGAGTTCTATGGACGATGACAGTGGATTAGGTGATAGTTCTAAACCGAGGGCATCGAAGTTATCATCAGCTCTTATACCTAATCGTCAAGAGTCGGAAAATAATGAGTCGAAttttgaagagattgaaCTGATAGATATACCATTATATTCTAATAAATTTCAAGCACGATCTAGATCGAAGCAACGTTCTTCTAATGACTACGATAAGAATGATGACAACCTGCCGAACGTTTCATTTGActttattgatgaaaacaaagattCCCAAGAAACTTCCGAAGTCACCCCGGAACCTTTGATATTATATGGTTCTTCCTTGGGCATTATAACGCCATATAATCTTTTGAGGATGCGGTTCGCAAGGTTTTTGATGGGCATGAATTATAGAGTTATGAGTCAGCTATTATTGATCCTGTTTACTTTCTTCATATCATACAGGCAATACAATATGCAAGCAAGTGGTACTCTGGGCAACTATAGCAACTGGAGTGATATTGCCATATTTTTATGCAATTGTATATTTACCATTGAGATGGCAATCAAGATAATTGCATTCGGGTTTTGGGATGACTCCCAGTTATTTGATGCATATAAGAAAGAATATACTACGGTGTGGCAACAACTCGGTGTTCTGAAGTTTTATAGATCCTTGGAAGCTAAATATGGTTCAGAATTAATGCAGAAGTTATTTCCATTCAAATCTATCACAGGTGATGACGGTTCACAAAAAAGCAACTTGAGAAGTTCTATGACATTTGTTAATTCTAACgaacaacaaaaacttcaaattcCAAGGGCTGCTATGCGTAATAGTTGGAACCGGATGGATTTCTTATCAACTGTCTGCTTTTGGATTAGCTTCATGCtttcttttaaaaattatgaTCTAATCCATCGTATTCGTATTTTCAAGACACTCTCTGTCCTCCGAATTTTAAGATTGACAGACACTGACTCCGGTGTTTCTTCcattttaaaaagtatAAAATATGGCCTTCCCCAGTTATTTAATGTTGGATTCATGTTGCTATATTTTTGGGTCTTTTTTGCAATCTTAGGCgtacaaaattttcaagGTTCATTCCGTCGCCAATGTGTTTGGATCAATCCTAATGACCCCGCAGATACCTTTCTGTATGATAAACAATTCTGTGGTGGTTATATCGATGCAGTGACTGGAGAGCCCAGGCCATATATATTTGCAGATAATACTGAAGCCCAGGGTTATAAGGGGTTTTTATGCCCTCCAAATTCGAAGTGTATTTCAAACCAAAATCCATACAACGGAAGAATTagttttgataatattataaacTCCATCGAAATGATTTTTGTCATCATGAGTGCAAACACTTTCACAGACTTGATGTATTTTACCATGGACTCGGATAATATGGCAGCAgctatattttttattttctcaACCTTTTTTTTGACTGtttggatgatgaatttattCGTTGCTGTATTATACTCATCTTTTGAGATAGCTAATGAAATGATACATGAGCGAAGAACAGAATCTCGATCGATGCAAAATATAGTTGTTCGAAAACTACTTCATTATGGTAAAATGATTAAAACCAAGGCTAACGCATCAGTATTTCCGAATGTCATGGGGAAGATAAGGAGAATATATGACCAAGTTGAATGGGTATTTGTTCTTGTTATCTTTGCTGATTTGATAGCTCAAGCAACAATAACAGCATGGACCACTACTGAGAAGATACATGCCTTGTTGCGTATTGAAAGAATTGTCAGTCTCCTATTATTATTCGAATCCATAATCCGAATTGCAATTTATTTTCCAGTTCCTTGGAAATTCTTAGCAAAGCCCAACTACGTCTATGACCTAATTTGTGCCATCATTTCAGTAATAATTACACAACCTAATGTTCCCGAACGTTTGGGACAAACTTATAACTGGTTATGCTTTTTTCAAGTATCAAGATTTTACAGGTTTGTTGTTGCACTGAGCATTACAAGAAATTTATGGAAAAGGGTTCTAGGAAATGCTCTAATGATATGGAATTTATCAGCCTTCTATTTCCTATTATTATTCCTCGTTTCTCTCATTGTTTCTGTATATTTTGAGGGCACTGTATCTCTGGAGCAATTAGATGAAGAACCTTTTGGCATGTATTCCTTACTGAATACGTTTTTATCATTATTTATAATTGGATCGACTGAAAACTGGAcagatattttatatttacTACAGCAAGAATCCCCTACATCATCTTATGCGTTTTTTGGTACATGTTTAATAATTATGTGGTTTATTTTGGCAAATTCTGTGGTTTTGAATATCTTTATTGCTGTTATTTCCCAAAGTTTAAAGGTTGAGGAAAGTGATAAAAGAAAGTTGCAAATTAGACACTACCTTGAACACGTTTATCCTGAAAGAATTAAACTGTATAAGAACGCCTCATTGCTATCGagaataaagaaaaagctCCTAGGAAGAGAAGGAGATGAAAACTCTAGAGATTTTCACCAGTTTATGTTTAGAGGTACGGCAATTTTAGCCATTGCTCAAAActatgaagaattgaaaaagaatcctGAAACTTCACGAGATGAATCTCGACCTATCCGCAGTATTATTAAAAGTTATTGGCAGAGATTACTGAAAAAGTTTAAGTTTACAGAATACATTCAAGATAATCCTTTCTTTAGGAAACCTGAAGTTGTATTTGGTGAAACGAATGACCTCAATGAAcctaaaaaaaagttttctCTGCAGCTAAATGATTGGGAGGAGGAGAAATTGGAATTTCTACGAAGCCATCCAATGTTTAATTACAGCTATTTCATTATTCCACCTAATAATGCGTTACGTAAATTCTGCCAAACGATTGTTCAACCTAGCGTGGGTAAGAGGACAGATGGTGTAGTATTTTACGAAGATACTACTAATGTTTATGGGAGGAAGAAGTACTTCTATCACATAAAAAGGGACACCTTTGTGGCTCTGACCTTCGTGTCCACCATTTTAATGGTCATGTTCTCATGTTATGTCACTCCTCTCTACAGAAACAAGTTCCAATCAGATTCGTGGTCCTGGTTAAATGTTAGTGAGTGCGTATTTGTGGCTTTATTTACACTGGAATTTTTGGTTAAGACCATCGCAGACGGTTTTCTCTATTCTCCAAATGCTTATATTCTAAATCCTTGGAATTGTATTGACTTAGTGGTCCTGATCTCCATGTGGATCGACTTTCTTTCATGGCTGAAAAATGATGGAAAATTAGCTCGGGTTTTCCGCGGTTTAGACGCTTTAAGAGCATTAAGGTTTTTGACAATTAGCAATACCGCGAGGACTACTTTTAAACaagttttttttgatggtaTAACGAAGATCGCTGGGGCTTGTCTCATTGCATTGAGTCTTTTGTTCCCATTCACTGTGTGGGGGTTGTCTTTATTCAGGGGAAGATTAGGTGTGTGTAATGATGGCGGTTTAGGAATGGATTTTTGTTACAATGAATATAGTCAAACAGTTGGTAACTGGGATGTACTAATGCCTAGGGTTTATTCCCCACCTGTGCTTCATATGGACTCATTTGTTAGCGCTTTCAGGAGCTTATACGAAATAGTATCTTTGGAAGGGTGGATAGACTTGCTATCCAACCTCATGAATTCAACTGGGGTAGGCACTCCTGCATCTTCTTTTGCATCATCAGAAAACGCGGTATTCTTAGtttccttcaactttttgAGTAtggttttcattttgacATTATTTATCtcatttattattggtaACCATGCAAAGACTACAGGTAGTGCATTTCTAACAGTTGAGGAAAAGGCCTGGTTGGAAATTAAAAAGCTCTTATCCCGTGTTAAGCCAGAAACAACACCAAATCTTTTCACTATGAGCCCTTTGCGGCAATTCTGCTACAAATTAGCTGTAGAACGTCGATATTTCTGGTATACGGTAGCATTTCAGGTTGTATTGTACGCTCATATCCTGACACTTTTATTGAGGACATATAATGAAagtttttctttgaatgaATATGCAAATATTACGTTTATGACAACGacttctttatttttggtACATGAGATCATTTACATGCTTGGTAAGGGTTTTAAACTTTTAAGAAGCAATTCATGGGATGTTCTGAGAATTTTGATTATTCTCGTGTCTTTCTCCCTCAACATAATTCAGCTATACTTTGTGGGTCCAGTTCTGGGGTTCACAAATATACAAGCGGTGTTTCAGCTGATAATATTCATTTTTGTAATCCCccaaaatgatattttaagTGAATTGATCAATACAGCAGTGGCTAGTTTGCCATCAATATTATCGCTAATATATACTTGGGGTATTCTATTCCTTGTATATGCCATTGCAATGAACCAAATCTTTGGACTAACCAGGTTAGGTTCTCATACGACGGGCAACATAAATTTTAGAACAGTGACGAAGAGTTTGATTGTTCTATTCAGATGCAGTTTTGGCGAAGGTTGGAATTATATCATGCACGACTTAACTGTAAGTGAACCATACTGTTATGAAGATCCCTCCACTGGATTTTCCGATTGTGGCTCAAAGCCATATGCCTACGTCTTAATGATGTCATGGAATATTTTATCGATGTAcatattcttgaatatGTTCATTTCTTTGATGATCGAAAACTTCAGTTATGTGTATCATAGAGGTGATAAGAGATATGTTGCCAGAAGAGAAGAGATTCGAAAGTTCAAGAAAGCATGGAATAAATTTGATTCAGATGGAAATGGCGAAATCGAATTCTCCCTGTTGCCTAAATTTATGCATTCATTTGATGGTCCTTTGTCATTTAAGATATGGGAAGGAAGACTATCAGTCAAAAATTTGGTGAAAAACTATATACGTGTGAATCCTGCGGACCCTTATGATGTTCAAGTTGATTTGGTTCAGTTAAACAATGAGTTGAATAGCATCGACATTAAGAAGATAACTCAAAGGAGAAGAACTTATTGTAGGTTCGTTAGAGAAGTCCACATGATAAACGCTTATTACGGTTGTATCAAATTCTCTACGTTGATCAAACAAATTCCCTTGTATACCGAGTACAATCCTAGAGACTGCTTAGGTATTGACGAATACGTGAAGTGGTTGTATACGGTAGGCAAAGTTGACAAATTCTTAGATAACGAAAGAAATGTCGATGTTCTAGAGATGATTGTTACAAGGTGGAAGTACGTCATGCACAAACGCCGTAAGAAGGATCTACCAGAAGTAGCAGCATCAAGAGGGTCGATGGATAAACTGGTTCCAACCCCTTCTTCACCAATTGTTCCAATATCATCAGACCCATCTTACAACCTTCTGCAGCTTTCAGAAACGGAAGTCGGTACGGTAAATGACTTTTTGTGGTCTCCTGGCGACATTCAAGAAGGACTTTATGATTCATTAACGCATAGAAACCTGATTGGTGCCCAAAATCGtaatgaaaaagaagaaaatatcCACGACCatacttcaaaaaataGTTAA
- the GPI1 gene encoding phosphatidylinositol N-acetylglucosaminyltransferase (similar to Ashbya gossypii ACL142W): MQQLDLEYMIFFKTSTTRRIYVFLKLASSSQRSAVGYTTKYKRYVASLGFSMVHVYWPKVLLGNSEIDVELCVIAYQKEGADLVVLSLVTEEQYKREVNEPFVKIGIIDRHGEFQFELHMKNGAKVKVIEFVPPKLTLMQFFSLEPISLTLPEKLQVDSFEDHLESPSNYLKLMNYSKLKADNQLRASLDIINMYYKHLETFNCLYPEYAERKLDFTKVWTNAKKWARLTFGYRIFCHLLLYSVVVIRLSAGGLSALLNWDKLPLISISATMQQIDLRAQQICYIPVQYMRINGGVSLQTADPRLTQTEKRNVISSGKPNDRRKSFSFQSLPCEYYPDYIRLYNTLWLIANDVSLGVTLGALLLEKRIPLSQALHFGLHVALFEYPIRITKFLVENPFGIKLNAELSKFLSELFIWIMQFAYTLFIAPLSLTSTLDKFILFVAHISTLFGATLALAIFVDCISLLSLHISLFYLISARLYRWQITVMAALFYLFWGKKINVLRNRIDNHTFNLDQMLMGTLIFIVLIFLFPTVLAFYLTYTIMKLLFVAISTVLKSLMALLNHFPLFALLLRLKDPRRLPGGISIKLKGFNYVLENNPLKVSMMFQPYADSMSIVAQKFMSLKTIHDVILGQPIMVHQVSLYHVLYSSLPLKPVDTNLIWKELEQLMT, encoded by the coding sequence ATGCAACAACTTGACTTAGAGTacatgattttttttaaaacatcTACCACGAGGCGCATTTATGTGTTCTTAAAATTAGCATCTTCATCTCAAAGATCCGCAGTAGGGTATACCACAAAATATAAGAGATACGTTGCGTCCTTAGGGTTTAGTATGGTCCATGTATACTGGCCTAAAGTTCTACTCGGAAATTCGGAGATAGATGTAGAACTATGTGTAATTGCATACCAGAAAGAGGGAGCAGACCTTGTTGTTTTATCCTTGGTAACGGAGGAACAGTACAAGAGGGAAGTGAATGAACCGTTTGTGAAAATAGGAATAATAGATCGGCATGGTGAGTTTCAGTTTGAATTGCATATGAAGAATGGTGCAAAGGTTAAGGTAATAGAGTTTGTTCCTCCAAAGTTAACGCTAATGCAGTTTTTTTCATTAGAACCTATTTCATTGACTCTCCCTGAGAAGCTGCAGGTCGATTCCTTTGAAGATCATTTAGAGTCGCCTTCCAATTATTTGAAGCTTATGAACTATTCTAAATTGAAGGCGGATAATCAATTGAGGGCATCATTGGACATTATAAATATGTACTACAAGCATTTAGAAACGTTCAACTGTCTGTATCCGGAATATGCTGAGCGTAAGCTGGATTTTACTAAAGTATGGACCAATGCAAAGAAATGGGCGAGGTTGACGTTTGGTTATAGGATATTCTGTCATCTGTTACTTTATTCTGTGGTTGTGATCCGGTTGTCTGCTGGAGGGTTGTCTGCTTTGTTAAATTGGGATAAGCTTCCCTtaatttcaatatctgCTACCATGCAACAAATTGACTTGAGAGCTCAGCAAATTTGCTACATACCTGTTCAGTACATGCGTATTAATGGGGGTGTCTCTTTGCAGACTGCAGATCCTCGTTTGACACAAACAGAAAAGCGTAATGTCATCAGTTCTGGAAAACCGAACGATCGGCGAAAGagtttttctttccagAGTTTACCATGCGAGTATTATCCTGATTATATCAGATTGTATAACACATTGTGGCTTATTGCCAACGATGTGTCATTAGGTGTTACACTTGGAGCTTTGCTACTTGAGAAAAGGATCCCACTTTCGCAAGCTTTGCATTTTGGGTTACATGTTGCTTTATTCGAATATCCTATTAGaattacaaaatttttagTTGAGAACCCATTTGGAATTAAACTTAATGCAGAATTATCCAAATTCTTGAGTGAACTCTTTATATGGATAATGCAATTTGCGTATACACTGTTTATTGCTCCACTCAGCCTCACATCAACATTGGAtaaattcattttatttgttgCTCATATATCTACTTTATTTGGTGCAACACTAGCTTTGGCAATATTCGTTGACTGTATTTCACTTTTATCTTTGCATATTTCACTGTTTTACTTGATCAGTGCCAGGTTGTACCGTTGGCAGATCACTGTAATGGCGGCTctgttttatttgttttgGGGAAAAAAGATTAATGTGCTAAGGAACAGAATCGATAATCATACGTTTAATTTGGACCAAATGCTAATGGGTACTCTAATATTTATCGTTTTaatctttctctttcccACTGTACTTGCATTCTATCTTACTTACACAATTATGAAGCTCTTATTCGTTGCAATAAGCACAGTATTAAAATCTCTGATGGCTTTATTAAACCATTTCCCACTATTTGCACTCCTATTAAGGCTGAAAGATCCCAGGCGATTACCGGGAGGAATATCCATAAAATTAAAAGGGTTTAATTATGTGTTAGAAAATAATCCTTTAAAAGTTTCTATGATGTTTCAGCCTTACGCTGATTCAATGTCCATTGTCGCACAGAAATTTATGTCCCTTAAAACCATACATGATGTAATTTTGGGTCAGCCAATTATGGTTCATCAAGTTAGCTTATACCATGTCTTATACTCATCACTACCATTGAAACCAGTTGACACTAACCTCATATGGAAAGAATTAGAACAATTGATGACTTGA
- the RSM27 gene encoding mitochondrial 37S ribosomal protein mS33 (similar to Ashbya gossypii ACL141C) translates to MVSKDKLLRLSELSAKIFDQNFNPSGVRTGAKILSKRLKGPAIANYYPNPDFIKFKQLKSLYPGFTFTDEEEAYRTSMVELRKRRGKGAPAKKKGPSTDKKKK, encoded by the coding sequence ATGGTTTCTAAAGATAAGCTTCTGAGGCTCAGTGAGCTTTCAGCCAAGATATTTGACCAGAACTTCAACCCCAGTGGTGTACGGACAGGTGCTAAGATTTTGTCAAAAAGACTGAAGGGACCAGCTATTGCAAATTACTATCCAAACCCAGATTTCATCAAGTTCAAACAGCTAAAGTCACTATATCCAGGTTTCACGTTCActgatgaggaagaagcATATAGAACCTCAATGGTAGAGCTGAGGAAGCGTAGAGGTAAAGGTGCGCCTGCAAAAAAGAAGGGACCAAGTACggacaagaagaagaagtaG